From Terriglobia bacterium, one genomic window encodes:
- a CDS encoding ABC transporter ATP-binding protein, whose translation MNDNGQAVIVENLVKRFGSFVAVDHIRFEAYRGEIFGFLGPNGAGKSTTIRILCGLLRPTEGKALVSGFDVATQPEAVRQTIGYMSQKFSLYDELTVIENLRFFAGMYSVASRSVAGRIQWALDISGLSARTTDLTGALPGGWKQRLSLGCAMLHSPSVLFLDEPTAGVDPITRRQFWDVIHELAGQGTTVFVTTHYMDEAEYCNRLALIDRGKIVALGTPAELKRTCMPGELLLVQCEPLAPALDVLRTAPGVLDAAVFGNSLHLIVPKAGESTARLRSLLAEHGVAVDKMEQIQPTLEDVFVSVAGHNVERTN comes from the coding sequence ATGAACGATAACGGCCAAGCCGTCATTGTGGAGAACCTGGTGAAGCGCTTTGGCAGCTTCGTGGCCGTGGACCACATTCGTTTTGAAGCCTATCGTGGCGAAATTTTTGGCTTCCTGGGTCCCAATGGCGCTGGCAAGTCCACCACCATTCGAATCCTGTGCGGGCTGCTTCGTCCGACCGAGGGAAAAGCCCTCGTGTCCGGCTTTGACGTAGCGACCCAGCCCGAAGCGGTGCGGCAGACGATCGGCTACATGTCCCAGAAATTCTCCTTGTATGACGAATTGACTGTGATTGAGAATCTCCGCTTTTTCGCCGGCATGTACTCCGTGGCGTCGCGCTCGGTTGCGGGGCGAATCCAGTGGGCTCTGGACATCTCTGGCCTGTCCGCGCGTACCACGGATCTGACCGGAGCTCTGCCCGGTGGATGGAAGCAACGGCTGTCGCTGGGCTGTGCCATGCTCCACTCTCCTTCGGTCCTGTTTCTGGATGAGCCAACCGCAGGCGTCGACCCCATCACCCGCCGCCAATTCTGGGACGTGATTCACGAACTGGCGGGACAGGGTACGACGGTATTCGTCACCACTCACTATATGGATGAGGCAGAGTACTGCAATCGCCTGGCGCTCATCGATCGCGGCAAGATCGTCGCTCTCGGCACCCCGGCTGAGCTGAAGCGAACCTGCATGCCGGGCGAACTCCTGTTAGTCCAGTGTGAACCCCTCGCGCCGGCCCTTGACGTGCTGCGGACGGCGCCCGGAGTTCTCGACGCGGCCGTTTTCGGCAACTCCCTGCACCTAATTGTGCCCAAGGCCGGTGAGTCCACCGCTCGGTTGCGCAGTCTCTTGGCGGAGCACGGCGTCGCCGTCGACAAGATGGAGCAGATTCAGCCCACCCTCGAAGACGTCTTTGTGTCGGTGGCCGGCCATAACGTCGAAAGGACCAACTAG
- a CDS encoding ABC transporter ATP-binding protein — METQGEQGVAVEVRGLVKRFRDVCAVDHLSFSVNRSEIFGLVGPDGAGKTTTLRMLAAVLTPDEGTATVAGLDVVRHPDAAKQLVSYMPQRFGLYEELTIDENIRFYADIFGVPSRERKERASRLLAIAGLEPFRTRQAGRLSGGMKQKLGLVCALIHTPRIILLDEPTNGVDPISRRDFWSILYSLATEGVTVIASTAYLDEAERCHRVALLHKGGLLFCDTPSQLKKKLPGDVVAVISTDARRLRGELEHADGVSSLVLVGDGVHLLLDDAERRIPELRSRLTAAKLAFDHIVKTTPTVEDVMVAAVEGKTGNAR, encoded by the coding sequence ATGGAGACTCAAGGCGAGCAAGGCGTAGCGGTTGAGGTGCGCGGCTTGGTCAAGCGCTTCCGCGATGTGTGCGCTGTCGATCATCTGAGCTTCTCCGTGAACCGCAGCGAAATCTTTGGCCTCGTGGGCCCAGACGGCGCAGGTAAGACTACGACCCTTCGCATGCTTGCGGCGGTGCTTACCCCGGATGAAGGCACGGCCACCGTGGCGGGGTTGGATGTCGTGCGCCACCCCGACGCCGCCAAGCAACTCGTCAGCTACATGCCGCAGCGCTTCGGGCTGTACGAAGAGCTGACCATCGACGAAAACATCCGATTCTATGCTGACATTTTCGGTGTCCCTTCCCGCGAGCGCAAGGAACGGGCCTCGCGACTGCTCGCAATTGCCGGCCTGGAACCGTTCCGCACCCGCCAGGCCGGCAGGCTTTCCGGAGGTATGAAACAGAAGCTGGGCTTGGTCTGCGCGCTGATCCACACTCCGAGAATCATTCTCCTGGATGAACCCACCAACGGTGTGGATCCCATTTCGCGTCGCGACTTTTGGAGCATTCTCTATTCCCTGGCCACCGAAGGTGTAACCGTTATCGCCTCCACCGCGTATCTGGACGAGGCCGAGCGCTGCCATCGTGTTGCGCTGCTCCACAAGGGAGGGCTGCTGTTCTGCGACACGCCTTCACAACTGAAGAAAAAATTGCCGGGCGATGTGGTGGCCGTAATTTCCACGGATGCCCGCCGGCTCCGCGGGGAGTTAGAGCATGCGGACGGCGTTTCCAGCCTGGTGCTGGTGGGTGACGGGGTCCATCTCTTGCTGGATGACGCGGAACGCCGCATACCCGAGTTGCGCAGCCGGCTGACCGCGGCCAAGCTCGCTTTTGATCACATTGTGAAGACCACACCCACGGTCGAGGACGTCATGGTCGCCGCCGTGGAGGGCAAGACGGGGAATGCGCGTTGA
- a CDS encoding efflux RND transporter periplasmic adaptor subunit has protein sequence MKKLVAFLVLAAVAIAAWYYLPARFRKQPPSNVLKLSGNVEAHQSDLSFKVQGRISELPVQEGQWVEAGTVLARLDDEDYKQQVATDEANMQLKDAQLQLTEAGSRRFDIQASQESLADAEADLELKKLDDKRNQELYAKDAISAQARDISSTNLKRAQAAYERAKQIYEQVREGSRKEQISIDRQSVKQSLENVRMSKIKLGYTVLRAPNSGVIVTRSAELGEVVGPGTPIVTLADLDHVWLRAYVSETDLGRIRWGQTARVTTDTYPGKTYSGKVSFIAPDAEFTPKSVQTAEERVTLVYRIKIDLSNEKHELKPGMPADAAVDLLAPGAAANAEKSGPGISAQASVQQEVSKGSHRHSERR, from the coding sequence ATGAAAAAGCTTGTTGCATTTCTTGTTTTGGCGGCGGTGGCCATCGCGGCGTGGTATTACCTGCCGGCCCGTTTCCGCAAGCAGCCGCCCAGTAACGTGCTGAAACTGTCGGGAAACGTCGAGGCCCACCAGAGCGATCTCAGCTTCAAGGTGCAGGGGCGGATCAGCGAACTGCCGGTGCAGGAAGGACAGTGGGTCGAGGCGGGCACCGTGCTGGCGCGGCTGGATGACGAAGACTACAAGCAGCAAGTTGCTACCGACGAAGCCAACATGCAGTTGAAAGACGCCCAACTGCAGCTCACCGAGGCGGGGTCGAGGCGATTCGACATCCAGGCTTCCCAGGAGAGCTTGGCCGATGCCGAGGCTGACCTGGAACTCAAGAAACTCGATGACAAGCGCAATCAGGAATTGTACGCAAAGGACGCAATCTCGGCCCAGGCCCGCGATATCTCCTCCACCAATCTCAAGCGTGCTCAGGCGGCTTACGAACGCGCGAAACAGATTTATGAGCAAGTGCGCGAGGGCAGCCGGAAAGAGCAAATCAGCATTGACCGGCAATCCGTCAAGCAATCTTTGGAAAACGTCCGCATGTCGAAAATCAAATTGGGTTACACCGTGCTGAGGGCGCCCAATTCGGGGGTGATTGTGACCCGTTCCGCCGAGTTGGGGGAAGTCGTAGGGCCGGGAACTCCCATCGTCACGCTGGCGGACCTGGATCACGTGTGGTTACGCGCCTACGTGAGTGAGACCGACTTAGGCAGAATTCGGTGGGGCCAGACCGCGCGGGTAACCACCGACACCTATCCCGGTAAAACCTACTCGGGCAAGGTGTCGTTCATTGCCCCTGATGCGGAGTTCACGCCTAAGAGCGTGCAAACTGCGGAGGAACGGGTGACGCTGGTCTACAGGATCAAGATTGACCTTTCCAATGAGAAGCATGAGTTGAAACCTGGTATGCCGGCGGACGCAGCCGTCGATTTGCTTGCTCCGGGCGCGGCCGCGAACGCCGAGAAGAGCGGCCCCGGTATCTCCGCGCAAGCGTCCGTGCAGCAGGAGGTCAGCAAAGGCTCCCACCGGCACAGCGAACGCAGGTAG
- a CDS encoding TolC family protein, which translates to MILAVGALLRTLSVAWAQEAQPQGPTQPYRLTLREAVRLGLQANLSVLVAESKVKEAAGTRERRLANLLPKAHVDASDVFQKVNLATKGLHSPFIAPIVGPFNSYDLRLYVDQPVLDLQSYHGWKSGEEGERAARHDYQSSRDLVVRAIASLYLGAQSAEALVRSAETRVSISQALLKLANDQHDSGVATGLDVLRAKVQLANDRQTLLSARNTAQQKLLALARNIGLDLAKPLVLAEALAYEPVRPPDVGESVSAALSRRSDYLSLLRQRDQQVELQKASRARSWPKLSVSGNYGGNGRTFPSTASTGAFQGVLSVTVFDRDREGERAEIDARLQRLNSQIADLRAQIEEDIREALLTLESTGGEVKVADEGLDLSQQELELARVRFQAGATNNVEVVTAQENLIRAQENQVSALTRYVDAKIALANALGATEKDYERFLGR; encoded by the coding sequence ATGATCTTGGCCGTTGGTGCGCTGCTGCGCACCCTTTCCGTAGCTTGGGCCCAGGAAGCACAGCCGCAAGGACCAACACAGCCCTACCGCCTGACTTTGAGAGAAGCCGTTCGACTTGGCTTGCAAGCAAACCTGAGCGTACTGGTGGCCGAAAGCAAGGTTAAGGAAGCGGCGGGCACACGGGAACGGCGGTTGGCCAATCTTCTTCCCAAGGCGCACGTAGATGCCTCGGACGTGTTTCAAAAGGTCAACCTGGCTACCAAAGGTCTTCACAGTCCTTTTATCGCGCCGATCGTCGGTCCTTTTAACTCGTACGATCTCCGGTTGTACGTCGACCAGCCTGTGTTGGATTTGCAGAGTTATCACGGGTGGAAGTCCGGCGAGGAAGGGGAACGAGCAGCCCGCCACGACTATCAATCGAGCCGCGATCTTGTAGTCCGCGCCATCGCTTCGCTCTACTTAGGTGCGCAATCGGCTGAAGCCTTGGTCCGGTCGGCGGAAACGCGCGTCAGCATTTCGCAGGCGCTCTTGAAGCTGGCGAACGACCAGCACGACTCCGGTGTGGCCACCGGGTTGGATGTGTTACGCGCCAAGGTGCAGCTTGCCAATGATCGGCAAACGTTGCTGAGCGCCCGCAACACGGCGCAGCAGAAGCTATTGGCCCTGGCACGCAATATCGGCCTAGACCTTGCAAAACCGCTGGTGTTGGCGGAAGCGCTGGCTTATGAACCGGTGCGGCCGCCAGACGTAGGAGAAAGTGTGAGCGCCGCATTAAGCCGCCGCTCCGACTACTTATCGCTGCTGCGGCAGCGCGACCAACAGGTCGAATTGCAAAAGGCGTCCCGGGCCAGGTCCTGGCCGAAGCTCTCGGTGAGCGGCAATTATGGAGGCAACGGGCGGACATTCCCCTCTACCGCCAGTACCGGCGCCTTTCAAGGAGTCTTGTCGGTGACAGTGTTCGACCGTGATCGCGAAGGAGAACGGGCGGAGATTGACGCTCGTCTGCAGCGCCTGAACAGCCAGATCGCAGACCTTCGGGCACAGATCGAGGAGGATATTCGCGAGGCTCTCCTCACCTTGGAATCGACCGGCGGCGAGGTGAAGGTGGCTGACGAAGGTCTGGATTTGTCGCAGCAGGAATTGGAGCTGGCGCGTGTCCGGTTTCAGGCTGGTGCTACCAACAACGTCGAGGTTGTTACGGCGCAGGAGAACCTTATCCGCGCGCAAGAGAACCAGGTCTCTGCCCTGACCCGATACGTCGATGCGAAGATCGCTTTGGCGAATGCCTTGGGCGCCACGGAAAAAGATTACGAGCGGTTCCTGGGACGATAG
- a CDS encoding TcmI family type II polyketide cyclase produces the protein MSKRAVIVARIKPGSEEKVAAIFAESDATDLPKLAGIRHRCLFILEDLYIHFIETSEDAGAAVDHVRDHDLFRDISKKLEPYITPYNPETWRSPKDATARQFYEWNAEWSKTTVNRT, from the coding sequence ATGAGTAAGCGTGCTGTCATTGTGGCGCGTATCAAACCAGGCAGCGAGGAAAAGGTAGCCGCCATCTTCGCCGAGTCCGATGCCACCGACCTGCCGAAGCTGGCCGGGATTCGCCACCGTTGCTTATTTATCCTGGAGGATCTGTACATTCATTTCATTGAAACCAGCGAGGACGCTGGGGCCGCGGTCGACCACGTGCGCGACCACGATCTCTTTCGGGATATCAGCAAGAAGCTGGAGCCCTACATCACGCCCTACAACCCCGAAACCTGGCGTTCGCCGAAGGATGCCACCGCTCGCCAGTTTTACGAATGGAATGCAGAATGGTCGAAAACAACCGTTAACAGAACCTGA
- a CDS encoding GAF domain-containing protein, whose translation MNQAISEVAALTHDLAEERRIRRALVQSSVQLNSTFNLPNLLRAIIGAAADLLGAEAASLLLYDEASRELTFEVATGDSEGRIKTMRMPADTGVAGWVLKNNKPTIVDEAHTDPRFSDAIDRSLGFVTRSLLAVPLDVRDRVIGVVEMINKKAGTGFTERDLDVATAFAAQAAVAIDNAHLYKKLADTVVESRMSYRL comes from the coding sequence ATGAATCAGGCCATCAGCGAGGTTGCGGCTCTCACCCACGATCTGGCGGAAGAACGGCGTATCCGCCGCGCCTTGGTCCAGTCCAGCGTGCAACTAAACTCCACCTTCAACCTTCCGAACCTGCTGCGCGCCATCATCGGTGCGGCCGCCGATCTGCTCGGCGCTGAGGCCGCTTCTCTCCTGTTGTATGACGAAGCCAGCCGCGAGCTTACCTTTGAGGTTGCCACGGGAGATTCCGAGGGAAGAATCAAGACCATGCGCATGCCTGCCGATACCGGCGTGGCAGGCTGGGTCCTGAAGAATAACAAACCCACCATCGTGGACGAGGCGCACACCGACCCGCGTTTCTCCGATGCCATCGACCGCTCGCTGGGGTTTGTTACTCGCTCTCTGCTGGCGGTTCCCTTGGACGTCCGCGACCGCGTGATCGGGGTGGTTGAGATGATCAACAAGAAGGCGGGAACCGGATTTACCGAGCGGGACCTCGACGTCGCTACCGCTTTTGCCGCCCAGGCGGCGGTCGCTATCGACAACGCGCACTTGTACAAGAAGCTTGCCGATACGGTTGTCGAATCGCGCATGAGCTATCGCTTGTAA
- the accC gene encoding acetyl-CoA carboxylase biotin carboxylase subunit: MFKKILICNRGEIALRINRTCRDMGIKTVQIYSKADADSRPVELADEAVLIGPAPSSRSYLHIPSIIHACLMTGAEAVHPGYGFLSQDTYFAEICRDSGITFIGPAPNVMEMMGDKSGARKLMTDAGLPLPGGTETPLVNYDEARLRAEQVGYPVILKASAGGGGRGMQVVWKGSELASALEDVRNTAQAVFKDNRVYLEKFIRDARHVEIQVMGDRHGNVVYLGERDCSIQRRQQKLIEESPSTYIDDGLRRRIGEAAVAGAKAIGYESAGTMEFLVDCDRNFYFMEMNTRIQVEHPVSETTTGLDIVELMIRVAAGEPLPVKQHDIVPRGHAIECRVNAEDPANNWKGASGTLTRFIPPGGPRVRVETHAYSGYTIPPYYDSLLAKVIVHGKDRTQALDVMQRALSEFACEGVKTTIPFHLELLAHPVFRSGDYHLDFIEKYMTPQGTLIVPEDAAMRRSA; the protein is encoded by the coding sequence GTGTTCAAGAAGATCCTTATTTGTAATCGCGGCGAGATTGCCCTGCGGATTAACCGAACCTGCCGGGACATGGGGATCAAGACTGTCCAGATCTACTCCAAGGCGGACGCGGATTCCAGGCCGGTGGAGTTGGCGGACGAAGCGGTACTGATCGGGCCAGCCCCTTCCAGCCGCAGCTATCTCCACATCCCCTCCATTATTCATGCCTGCCTGATGACCGGAGCCGAGGCGGTTCACCCCGGCTACGGCTTTCTGTCGCAGGACACCTACTTCGCGGAAATCTGCCGCGATTCCGGGATCACCTTCATCGGACCCGCTCCGAATGTGATGGAGATGATGGGCGACAAATCGGGGGCGCGCAAGTTGATGACGGATGCAGGACTGCCGTTGCCCGGCGGTACCGAGACGCCCTTGGTGAACTACGACGAGGCCCGTCTGAGGGCAGAGCAGGTCGGCTATCCGGTGATTTTGAAAGCTTCGGCCGGCGGCGGCGGGCGCGGCATGCAAGTGGTGTGGAAGGGCTCCGAACTGGCCTCGGCCTTGGAGGATGTTCGCAACACCGCGCAAGCCGTATTCAAGGACAACCGGGTTTATCTCGAAAAGTTCATTCGCGATGCTCGCCACGTGGAAATTCAAGTCATGGGCGACCGTCACGGGAACGTCGTCTACCTGGGCGAACGGGATTGCTCCATTCAGCGCCGCCAGCAGAAGCTGATCGAGGAGTCTCCTTCTACCTACATCGATGACGGACTGCGCCGGCGAATCGGCGAAGCGGCGGTAGCTGGCGCCAAGGCGATCGGCTACGAGAGCGCCGGGACGATGGAGTTCCTAGTGGATTGCGATCGGAACTTCTACTTCATGGAGATGAACACCCGAATCCAGGTTGAGCATCCGGTGTCTGAAACCACTACCGGACTCGATATCGTCGAGCTCATGATCCGGGTCGCTGCCGGCGAACCGCTGCCCGTCAAACAGCACGACATTGTCCCGCGGGGGCATGCCATCGAGTGCCGGGTTAACGCCGAGGATCCTGCCAACAATTGGAAAGGCGCAAGCGGAACCCTGACTCGCTTTATTCCTCCCGGCGGACCCCGGGTGAGGGTGGAAACTCATGCCTACAGCGGCTATACCATTCCGCCGTACTACGATTCGCTCCTGGCAAAGGTTATCGTCCACGGCAAAGACCGGACGCAAGCCTTGGATGTCATGCAGCGGGCGCTGTCGGAATTTGCCTGTGAGGGCGTCAAGACAACCATTCCTTTCCATCTTGAACTGTTAGCTCATCCCGTGTTCCGCAGCGGGGACTATCACCTCGATTTCATTGAAAAGTACATGACGCCCCAGGGCACATTGATCGTGCCTGAGGATGCCGCCATGAGGAGATCAGCATGA
- a CDS encoding acetyl-CoA carboxylase biotin carboxyl carrier protein (composes the biotin carboxyl carrier protein subunit of the acetyl-CoA carboxylase complex, the enzyme that catalyzes the carboxylation of acetyl-CoA to malonyl-CoA, which in turn controls the rate of fatty acid metabolism), which yields MDASKKEGGNGSPADGIRLALKEAKDLAHSLEGTGTTRLLVKAGDLQIEIQREVVAVAALPAAVSAGASQAPSMAAGTVPIVSPLVGVFYRAGSPGAKPLVQVGDTVERGQKVAIIEAMKVMNDVTSDCRGVVVEILVEDATPVTYEQRLMLVDTSGGAAKT from the coding sequence ATGGATGCCAGCAAAAAAGAAGGCGGAAACGGGTCCCCTGCCGACGGAATTCGCCTCGCGTTGAAAGAGGCAAAAGATCTGGCTCATTCCCTGGAAGGAACGGGAACGACGCGCCTGCTCGTCAAAGCCGGCGACCTTCAGATCGAGATCCAGCGCGAAGTGGTAGCCGTAGCGGCATTGCCGGCGGCGGTGTCTGCTGGCGCCAGTCAGGCGCCGTCGATGGCTGCCGGCACCGTGCCTATCGTCTCGCCGCTAGTCGGCGTTTTCTACCGGGCCGGATCGCCCGGGGCCAAGCCCCTGGTGCAAGTCGGCGATACGGTTGAGCGCGGCCAGAAAGTGGCCATCATCGAAGCCATGAAAGTGATGAACGATGTGACCAGCGATTGCCGCGGTGTGGTGGTCGAAATTCTGGTCGAGGACGCCACTCCGGTCACCTACGAACAGCGGCTCATGCTCGTTGATACCAGTGGCGGAGCTGCAAAGACTTAG